A single region of the Caballeronia insecticola genome encodes:
- a CDS encoding Rieske 2Fe-2S domain-containing protein, whose translation MNERLTRVGPGTPGGELMRRYWIPIAPYSQFDDENPVHKVRVLGEDLVLYKDKSGTLGLIGDRCLHRNVDLKFGIPDQCGLRCPYHGWLFNEDGKCVERPMEATPRGEIKQKLKAYPVQELGGLVFAYLGPLPAPALPRWDLFVWPNAIRQIAIMKIDCNWLQCHENTGDPTHSAWAHGHMFQYVLEKQGRYEEAAARAEHTLHTRLKTGIGIKELYANPSTHGISKGVRYSKDLGADEDYTREHSTVIFPFFTQTGKTGAPRSEYQIRVPIDDEHTYHICYQVYAAPPGVDAPKQDSVPWYEPPRFDETGRPILDYVLAQDALVWDAQGAITDRSQELLGRTDIPIVLLRRQLDEQIRRVEEGLEPINFWRDESPEIIYGSGEAPDYSKPLLKHNFRKLYHRGFFNDDADRYGPIIEDVKNLHRRIEEAEIAAREASADAT comes from the coding sequence ATGAACGAAAGACTCACGCGCGTCGGCCCGGGCACGCCGGGCGGCGAACTGATGCGGCGCTACTGGATTCCCATCGCGCCCTATTCCCAGTTCGACGATGAAAATCCCGTGCACAAGGTGCGCGTGCTCGGTGAAGACCTCGTGCTCTACAAAGACAAGAGCGGCACGCTGGGGCTTATCGGCGATCGCTGCCTGCATCGCAATGTCGATTTGAAGTTCGGTATCCCGGATCAGTGCGGCTTGCGTTGCCCGTATCACGGATGGCTCTTCAACGAAGACGGCAAATGCGTCGAGCGTCCCATGGAAGCCACGCCGCGCGGCGAGATCAAGCAGAAGCTCAAGGCGTATCCGGTGCAGGAACTGGGCGGACTTGTGTTCGCTTATCTCGGACCGCTGCCCGCGCCCGCGCTGCCGCGCTGGGATCTGTTCGTGTGGCCGAATGCGATTCGTCAGATCGCTATCATGAAGATCGACTGCAACTGGCTGCAGTGTCACGAGAACACCGGCGACCCGACCCACAGCGCATGGGCGCATGGCCACATGTTCCAGTACGTGCTGGAAAAACAGGGCCGTTATGAAGAAGCGGCCGCACGCGCCGAGCACACGCTGCATACGCGTTTGAAGACCGGCATCGGCATCAAGGAGCTGTATGCGAATCCGAGCACGCATGGCATTTCGAAGGGCGTGCGCTATTCGAAGGATCTTGGCGCGGACGAGGACTACACGCGCGAACATTCGACCGTGATCTTCCCGTTCTTCACGCAGACGGGCAAGACCGGCGCGCCGCGCAGCGAGTATCAGATTCGCGTGCCGATCGATGACGAGCACACGTACCACATCTGTTATCAGGTCTATGCCGCGCCGCCGGGCGTTGACGCGCCCAAGCAGGACAGCGTGCCGTGGTACGAGCCGCCGCGTTTCGACGAGACCGGCCGCCCGATCCTCGACTACGTGCTGGCGCAGGACGCGCTCGTGTGGGATGCGCAAGGCGCGATCACCGATCGTTCGCAAGAGTTGCTCGGCCGCACCGACATTCCCATCGTGCTGCTGCGCAGACAACTCGATGAGCAGATTCGCCGCGTCGAGGAAGGGCTCGAACCGATCAACTTCTGGCGCGACGAATCGCCGGAGATCATCTACGGCTCGGGAGAAGCGCCGGACTATAGCAAGCCGCTGCTCAAGCATAATTTCCGCAAGCTCTATCATCGCGGCTTCTTCAACGACGACGCCGACCGCTATGGTCCGATCATCGAAGACGTGAAGAATCTGCATCGACGGATCGAGGAAGCGGAAATTGCCGCGCGCGAAGCCAGCGCGGACGCGACCTGA
- a CDS encoding IclR family transcriptional regulator: MNLEYPIRAAQAHADASLDEANELEDKRPRVEAVERSLAILQCFRLPGEALSLAVLAQRSGFYKSTILRLCASLVHMRFLERDASGHFTLGPELRRLGALSQAEVSLEDLVRPALQKLSTFTRETASFYVRDGDERVCLYRVNSPRSARHHLDEGSRHPLKGGAAGRVLWAFDPQSRGEESSMSTRARGWVVSKGDRDPDLAAVAVPLLNERGELLGALTVSGLLTRFTTDQIKVFRKMLLDTALALKPRLPMKSVLRNAANDIRRD, from the coding sequence ATGAACCTCGAATACCCGATAAGAGCAGCACAGGCCCACGCGGACGCATCGCTCGACGAAGCGAACGAGCTGGAAGACAAGCGTCCGCGCGTCGAAGCCGTCGAACGTTCGCTCGCGATTCTGCAATGCTTCCGCCTGCCCGGCGAAGCGTTGTCGCTTGCGGTGCTCGCGCAGCGTTCGGGCTTCTACAAGAGCACGATTCTCAGGCTGTGCGCGTCGCTCGTTCATATGCGTTTTCTTGAACGCGACGCGAGCGGACACTTCACGCTCGGGCCTGAATTGCGTCGACTCGGCGCGTTGAGCCAGGCCGAGGTAAGTCTCGAAGATCTCGTGCGCCCCGCGCTGCAAAAGCTTTCGACGTTCACGCGCGAGACGGCTTCGTTCTACGTGCGCGACGGCGATGAGCGCGTCTGTCTCTATCGCGTGAACTCGCCGCGTTCGGCGCGGCATCACCTCGACGAAGGCTCGCGGCATCCGCTCAAAGGGGGCGCGGCCGGACGCGTGTTGTGGGCGTTCGATCCGCAATCGCGCGGCGAGGAATCGAGCATGTCGACGCGTGCGCGCGGCTGGGTCGTCTCGAAGGGCGACCGCGATCCCGATCTCGCCGCCGTCGCCGTGCCGTTGCTCAACGAGCGCGGCGAGTTGCTCGGCGCGTTGACGGTATCGGGGCTGCTCACGCGCTTCACAACGGATCAGATCAAGGTTTTTCGCAAGATGCTGCTCGATACGGCGCTCGCGCTCAAGCCGCGCTTGCCGATGAAGAGCGTGCTGCGTAACGCGGCCAACGACATCAGACGAGATTGA
- a CDS encoding PDR/VanB family oxidoreductase, with protein MSLQMNASDAPINMRVTAIRYAADDINVYEIRRPDNAALPRAEPGAHIDVHMPSGLMRQYSLVTADGDERAYLIGIKRDRASRGGSRFMHEQLRVGQLLDIGGPRNNFPLCETAPHTVLIAGGIGITPIWCMAQRLMRLNRSFELHYACRERREAAFLDTLTALPQARLHFDAEHEGRVIDIAGIVADAPSGSHFYCCGPQPMLAGYEAATASVDPECVHIEYFAPRAAAACEGGFVVQLHRTGQQFEVPPGKTILQVLREGGVSAPYSCEEGICGACQVDVIEGTPDHRDSVLSEREQAAGDTMLICCSGSKSGRLVIDF; from the coding sequence ATGTCTTTGCAGATGAACGCATCCGATGCGCCGATCAACATGCGCGTCACGGCGATCCGCTACGCCGCCGACGACATCAACGTGTACGAAATCCGCCGTCCCGACAACGCGGCATTGCCGCGCGCCGAGCCGGGCGCACATATCGACGTGCACATGCCGAGCGGTCTCATGCGGCAATACTCGCTCGTGACCGCCGATGGCGACGAGCGCGCGTATCTCATCGGCATCAAGCGGGATCGTGCGAGCCGGGGCGGTTCGCGCTTCATGCACGAACAATTGCGCGTCGGCCAGTTGCTCGACATAGGCGGGCCGCGCAACAACTTTCCGCTGTGCGAGACGGCGCCGCATACGGTGTTGATCGCGGGCGGTATCGGCATCACGCCGATCTGGTGCATGGCGCAGCGGCTCATGCGTCTTAACAGATCGTTCGAGTTGCACTATGCGTGTCGTGAGCGCAGGGAAGCGGCTTTTCTCGATACGCTCACAGCGTTGCCGCAAGCGAGGCTGCACTTCGATGCGGAACATGAGGGGCGTGTCATCGATATCGCGGGCATCGTCGCTGATGCGCCTTCCGGCTCGCATTTCTATTGCTGCGGACCGCAACCGATGCTGGCGGGTTACGAAGCGGCGACCGCTTCGGTCGATCCCGAATGCGTGCATATCGAATACTTCGCACCGCGTGCGGCGGCGGCGTGTGAAGGCGGGTTCGTCGTGCAGTTGCATCGTACGGGGCAGCAGTTCGAAGTGCCTCCCGGTAAAACGATTCTTCAGGTCTTGCGCGAGGGCGGCGTCTCGGCGCCGTACTCCTGCGAAGAAGGCATTTGCGGCGCATGTCAGGTCGATGTGATCGAAGGCACGCCGGATCATCGCGACAGCGTATTGAGCGAACGCGAACAGGCCGCCGGGGACACGATGTTGATTTGCTGCTCAGGCTCGAAAAGCGGACGCCTGGTGATCGACTTCTGA
- a CDS encoding MFS transporter yields the protein MKQDINRWWTVLGGAICLSVGAGVISAFMFGTFIKAIAAENGWSRAQVSLGLTIFEFAMGPGTIVLGSLIDRFGVRRPTLVFLLLFAGSIALVGVIPVSLALFCLVFVMVGFFAPGSNALPYAKVVCARFDHRRGLALGLTVGGTAIGAMLMPQYAGYLLRHFGWRTGYLGVAALMVVLSIPALYFLVKMPPGVDESISRRAREARADLPSLWTIFRHDRTFRLLGIAIFCMSGVLLALLSQLVPMMTDRGETVRAAGTMLSIAGLASAVGRLFAGYLMDRVHAPYVAAMSFGLTLCGVLILAAGATGDTAMAASAMIGVSIGAEADIITFIVSRYFDLRLFGRVCGGMWACWGWGAGIMIFLSGLCYDLTHSYHLALWVFSGLVAVSVISIIRLGPYAYPEQGDPRKNVAQGIALDKSAEAN from the coding sequence TTGAAGCAAGACATCAATCGATGGTGGACCGTCCTCGGTGGCGCGATCTGCCTTTCCGTCGGCGCGGGCGTGATATCGGCGTTCATGTTCGGCACCTTCATCAAGGCGATTGCCGCAGAGAACGGCTGGAGCCGCGCGCAGGTATCGCTCGGCCTCACCATCTTCGAGTTCGCGATGGGACCGGGCACGATCGTGCTCGGCTCGCTCATCGACCGCTTCGGCGTGCGTCGTCCCACGCTTGTTTTTCTGCTGTTGTTTGCGGGTTCCATTGCGCTCGTCGGCGTGATTCCCGTGTCGCTCGCACTGTTCTGCCTCGTGTTCGTCATGGTCGGCTTCTTCGCGCCGGGCAGCAACGCATTGCCGTATGCGAAGGTCGTGTGCGCGCGCTTCGATCATCGGCGCGGACTGGCGCTCGGTCTCACGGTGGGCGGCACGGCCATCGGCGCGATGCTGATGCCGCAATACGCAGGCTATCTGTTGCGTCATTTCGGCTGGCGCACCGGCTATCTCGGCGTTGCCGCGCTGATGGTCGTGCTCTCGATTCCCGCGCTTTACTTCCTCGTGAAGATGCCGCCCGGCGTCGATGAATCGATCTCGCGTCGTGCGCGTGAAGCGCGCGCCGATCTGCCTTCGTTATGGACCATCTTCCGTCACGACCGCACGTTCCGTCTGCTGGGCATCGCGATCTTCTGCATGTCCGGCGTCTTGCTCGCGTTGCTTTCGCAACTCGTTCCGATGATGACCGATCGCGGCGAAACCGTGCGCGCGGCCGGCACGATGTTGTCCATCGCGGGCCTTGCCTCTGCGGTCGGGCGCTTGTTTGCAGGCTATTTGATGGACCGCGTTCATGCGCCCTATGTCGCGGCGATGTCGTTCGGTCTGACGCTGTGCGGCGTGCTGATTCTCGCGGCGGGCGCAACGGGCGACACCGCGATGGCCGCGTCAGCGATGATCGGCGTTAGCATCGGCGCCGAGGCCGACATCATCACGTTCATCGTCAGCCGCTATTTCGACCTGCGTTTGTTCGGTCGTGTATGCGGCGGCATGTGGGCATGCTGGGGCTGGGGCGCGGGCATCATGATCTTCCTGTCCGGTCTGTGCTACGACCTCACGCATTCGTACCATCTGGCGCTGTGGGTCTTCTCGGGACTCGTCGCCGTCTCGGTGATCTCGATCATTCGGCTCGGGCCTTATGCTTATCCCGAACAAGGCGATCCGCGCAAGAACGTCGCGCAAGGTATCGCACTCGACAAATCCGCCGAAGCGAATTGA
- a CDS encoding zinc-dependent alcohol dehydrogenase, whose product MNEAHRHSESSRTFKAAVAVEPSRTEIQTFERPDITSSTGLLRVAITGVCGSDAPYYRQLPQSRGPLILGHETVGHIEEAGELARTRWGLKEGDYVALEEYVPCGHCEYCLSNEFRLCDATDWRLNGLRYGATGLRTAPSFWGGFSQYQYLQLNTVFHRVPSTVAPKHAALALPLGNGIEWAYLQGGAGPGQAVVIQGPGQQGLSCVVAAREAGAAKIIVTGLSTKTDKQRLALAKRLGADHVIEVDQEDVLERVADLTGGAMADLVIDCASGGPATVTSAIQLARKRGTVVLGGQKRVPIPEFNSDMIIARFLTVKGMRGHSYQSVELALQLIAANRHDVTQMSTHTFGLDDTDLALRTLQGEGVEGAIHMTIDPWQ is encoded by the coding sequence ATGAACGAAGCACATCGACATAGCGAATCCTCGCGTACCTTCAAGGCCGCGGTTGCGGTCGAGCCGTCGCGCACCGAGATTCAGACCTTCGAGCGGCCGGACATCACGTCATCGACGGGACTCTTGCGCGTTGCGATCACCGGCGTATGCGGCAGCGATGCGCCCTACTATCGTCAATTGCCGCAAAGCCGTGGCCCGTTGATTCTCGGGCACGAAACGGTCGGGCATATCGAGGAAGCGGGCGAACTCGCGCGCACACGCTGGGGCCTGAAAGAAGGCGATTACGTCGCGCTCGAAGAGTACGTGCCGTGCGGCCATTGCGAATACTGTCTCTCCAACGAGTTCCGTCTTTGCGATGCCACCGACTGGCGTCTCAACGGACTGCGCTATGGCGCAACCGGCTTGCGCACTGCACCGAGTTTTTGGGGCGGCTTCAGTCAGTACCAGTACCTGCAACTGAATACGGTGTTTCATCGCGTGCCGTCGACGGTCGCGCCGAAACATGCCGCGCTTGCACTTCCGCTCGGCAACGGTATCGAGTGGGCTTATTTGCAAGGCGGCGCGGGGCCGGGTCAGGCAGTCGTTATTCAGGGGCCTGGACAGCAGGGTCTGTCGTGTGTGGTCGCGGCGCGTGAAGCGGGCGCGGCCAAGATCATCGTGACGGGGCTGTCGACGAAGACCGACAAGCAAAGGCTCGCACTCGCGAAGCGGCTGGGCGCGGACCATGTTATAGAAGTCGATCAGGAAGACGTGCTCGAACGTGTCGCCGATCTGACGGGCGGCGCGATGGCGGATCTCGTCATCGATTGCGCATCGGGCGGACCCGCCACGGTCACGTCCGCGATCCAGCTTGCACGCAAGCGCGGCACCGTCGTGCTCGGCGGCCAGAAGCGCGTGCCGATTCCCGAGTTCAACAGCGACATGATCATCGCGCGCTTCCTCACGGTGAAGGGCATGCGCGGGCATAGTTATCAATCGGTCGAACTGGCGCTGCAACTCATCGCCGCGAATCGCCACGATGTCACGCAGATGAGCACGCATACCTTCGGCCTCGACGACACCGATCTCGCCTTGCGCACCTTGCAAGGCGAAGGCGTGGAAGGCGCCATTCACATGACGATCGATCCATGGCAGTGA
- a CDS encoding aromatic ring-hydroxylating dioxygenase subunit alpha, whose amino-acid sequence MLRKEQNDLVTQTSPGTPMGELFRRFWLPALLSEELAEPGGEPVRLQLLSERMLAFRDSEGKLGLIDEFCAHRGVSLWFGRNEEGGIRCPYHGWKYDVNGQCVDVPSEPAASGYCNKIKLKSYPLVEQGGVIWVYMGPKDEQPPLPAFEFSTVPLSQSFMSKRLQECNWLQALEGGVDSSHVSFLHSGSLNTDPLFKGSRGNQYNLSDLSPVFEVVESEGGLFIGARRNAEDDQYYWRITPWVMPCFTMVPPRGDHPVHGHFWVPIDDENCWAWSFDYHPTRDLTEAEVQAMKDGKGIHVRYIPGTYIPLQNKTNNYLMDRAAQKAGITYSGVEGIAMQDASLQESMGPIQDRTRENLVSTDNGIIMVRHRLMKAARALAEKGIEPPGRDPESQKVRSVAIVLHREKPFKEGAHDALHAEAGKAHTTI is encoded by the coding sequence ATGTTGAGAAAAGAGCAAAACGACCTGGTCACGCAAACCAGCCCCGGCACGCCGATGGGCGAACTGTTCCGGCGCTTCTGGCTGCCCGCGCTGCTTTCCGAGGAACTCGCCGAGCCGGGCGGCGAACCGGTGCGTCTGCAACTGCTGTCGGAGCGCATGCTGGCGTTTCGCGATTCGGAAGGAAAGCTCGGCCTCATCGACGAGTTCTGCGCGCATCGCGGCGTCTCGCTCTGGTTCGGGCGCAACGAGGAAGGCGGCATCCGCTGCCCGTATCACGGCTGGAAATACGATGTGAACGGACAATGCGTCGATGTGCCGTCGGAACCGGCTGCGAGCGGCTACTGCAACAAGATCAAGCTGAAGTCGTATCCGCTCGTCGAGCAAGGCGGCGTGATCTGGGTCTATATGGGCCCGAAGGACGAGCAGCCGCCGCTACCTGCGTTCGAGTTCTCGACCGTGCCGTTGAGTCAGTCGTTCATGAGCAAGCGTCTTCAGGAATGCAACTGGCTTCAGGCGCTGGAAGGCGGCGTCGATTCGAGCCACGTTTCGTTTCTGCATAGCGGCAGCCTCAACACGGACCCGCTGTTCAAGGGCTCGCGCGGCAATCAATACAACTTGTCTGACCTGAGCCCGGTGTTCGAAGTAGTGGAATCCGAAGGCGGTCTTTTCATCGGCGCACGGCGCAATGCGGAAGACGACCAGTACTACTGGCGCATCACGCCGTGGGTCATGCCCTGCTTCACGATGGTCCCGCCGCGCGGCGATCATCCGGTACACGGCCACTTCTGGGTACCGATCGACGACGAGAACTGCTGGGCATGGAGCTTCGACTACCATCCGACACGCGATCTCACCGAAGCCGAAGTGCAGGCGATGAAAGACGGCAAGGGCATCCACGTGCGCTATATCCCCGGCACGTATATTCCGCTGCAGAACAAGACCAACAACTATCTGATGGACCGTGCCGCGCAGAAAGCGGGCATCACGTACAGCGGCGTAGAAGGCATCGCGATGCAGGATGCGTCGCTGCAAGAGAGCATGGGGCCGATTCAGGACCGCACGCGCGAGAACCTCGTCTCGACGGACAACGGCATCATCATGGTGCGGCATCGTCTGATGAAAGCGGCGCGTGCGCTCGCCGAGAAGGGCATCGAGCCGCCGGGACGCGATCCCGAATCGCAGAAGGTGCGCTCGGTCGCAATCGTTCTGCATCGCGAGAAGCCGTTCAAGGAAGGCGCGCACGACGCGCTTCACGCGGAAGCGGGCAAGGCACACACCACCATCTGA
- a CDS encoding non-heme iron oxygenase ferredoxin subunit encodes MHQACEFARLCKAGDVAEGQAIKIEKNGLTLAVFNIQGEYFVTNDTCTHGPGSLSEGYIDGDVVECDFHNGSFNIKTGEVVAPPCMIPLKTYKTHVEDGEVAIEIDSE; translated from the coding sequence ATGCATCAAGCTTGCGAATTTGCCCGCCTCTGCAAAGCCGGCGACGTTGCCGAAGGTCAGGCCATCAAGATCGAAAAGAACGGCCTCACGCTGGCTGTGTTCAACATTCAGGGCGAGTACTTCGTCACCAACGACACGTGCACGCACGGCCCCGGATCGTTGTCCGAGGGTTATATCGACGGCGATGTGGTCGAGTGCGATTTCCATAACGGTTCGTTCAACATCAAGACGGGCGAAGTTGTTGCGCCGCCGTGCATGATTCCGCTCAAGACGTACAAGACGCATGTCGAGGACGGCGAGGTGGCAATCGAGATCGACAGCGAATGA
- a CDS encoding CobW family GTP-binding protein, which translates to MVRERIPVYVVTGFLGSGKSTLLSRWLKEAPFCNAALIVNEIGEVGIDHATLGFSGDASMLLADACVCCSGLPALNEALEQLFWARLHRSVARFEMVVIETTGLADPGPLVAALSLNAFVKERYRIAGTFTTIAANNAIDTLARESVARAQLQGADAVIVTKTDLVDAEELVLAEAKLRDAYPGARIAHSAHASFGLHDALALLAQPAPRAESTFALPFSRLRAHDAVTHFLAIDEASDIDTLHTHVLDIQKQYGESLLRLKGLVRMKDRDSIAIVQFARGDARAQITYASMKADEVKSGLTLIVKANAMR; encoded by the coding sequence ATGGTTCGCGAACGTATCCCCGTTTATGTCGTGACTGGCTTTCTCGGCAGTGGCAAATCTACGCTGCTGTCGCGCTGGCTGAAGGAAGCGCCCTTCTGCAACGCCGCACTCATCGTCAATGAAATCGGCGAAGTCGGTATTGATCACGCAACGCTCGGATTCTCGGGCGATGCATCGATGCTGCTCGCCGATGCATGCGTCTGTTGCAGCGGCCTGCCCGCGCTGAACGAAGCGCTCGAACAATTGTTCTGGGCGCGGCTGCATCGGAGCGTTGCGCGCTTCGAGATGGTGGTCATCGAAACGACCGGGCTTGCGGATCCGGGGCCGCTCGTCGCGGCGTTGAGTCTCAATGCGTTCGTGAAGGAGCGCTATCGCATTGCGGGCACGTTCACGACCATCGCCGCAAACAACGCGATCGATACGCTCGCGCGTGAAAGCGTCGCGCGCGCACAGTTGCAAGGCGCGGATGCGGTGATCGTCACGAAGACCGATCTCGTCGATGCAGAAGAACTCGTTCTTGCCGAAGCAAAACTGAGGGATGCATATCCTGGCGCGCGCATCGCGCATTCGGCCCACGCGAGCTTCGGGCTACACGATGCGCTCGCGCTTCTCGCTCAACCCGCGCCACGCGCTGAAAGCACCTTCGCGCTGCCCTTCTCGCGACTCCGTGCGCACGATGCCGTGACGCATTTCCTCGCCATCGATGAAGCCTCCGATATCGACACGCTGCACACACACGTTCTCGACATCCAGAAGCAATACGGTGAATCGCTGCTGAGATTGAAAGGTCTGGTGCGCATGAAAGACCGTGACTCGATCGCAATCGTGCAGTTCGCACGCGGCGACGCACGCGCGCAAATCACATACGCATCCATGAAGGCCGACGAAGTAAAGAGCGGCCTTACGTTGATCGTGAAAGCGAACGCGATGCGCTAA
- a CDS encoding class II aldolase/adducin family protein, protein MNSTATIQTESHTGQKRMLADAILMLERAEVIDFNGHASWRVPGQERMLINSGASVRSALTAADIVIIDFDGNLIEGDAVPPMEFHIHSEIYRRRPDVGSVIHAHPLWSTLFSMTGKAVLPVIMQAAVLGEIQRFPKTASINRKELGEELAEALGPHRVAMMKSHGSVIAASSILEAFVLAFYLEENAHRQYLASQLGEPAVLDAEQIEAIRRNLWKPNLLQKVWDYHAGKLGARGD, encoded by the coding sequence ATGAATTCGACCGCAACGATTCAAACCGAAAGCCACACGGGCCAGAAGCGCATGCTGGCCGACGCGATCCTCATGCTGGAACGCGCCGAAGTGATCGACTTCAACGGGCACGCAAGCTGGCGCGTGCCCGGTCAGGAGCGCATGCTGATCAACTCGGGGGCATCGGTGCGCAGCGCGCTGACTGCGGCCGATATCGTCATCATCGATTTCGACGGCAATCTGATCGAAGGCGATGCCGTTCCGCCGATGGAGTTTCACATTCACTCGGAGATCTATCGCAGACGGCCGGATGTCGGCTCGGTGATTCATGCGCATCCGCTCTGGTCCACGCTCTTCAGCATGACAGGCAAAGCCGTGCTGCCCGTCATCATGCAAGCAGCCGTGCTCGGCGAGATTCAGCGTTTCCCCAAGACCGCTTCGATCAATCGCAAGGAACTCGGCGAGGAACTGGCCGAGGCACTCGGGCCGCATCGCGTCGCCATGATGAAGTCGCATGGCTCCGTGATCGCGGCATCGAGCATTCTCGAAGCGTTCGTGCTCGCGTTCTATCTCGAAGAGAACGCGCATCGGCAGTATCTCGCGAGCCAGCTCGGCGAGCCCGCTGTGCTCGATGCCGAACAGATCGAAGCGATCCGGCGCAATCTGTGGAAGCCCAATCTGCTGCAGAAGGTCTGGGACTATCACGCGGGCAAGCTCGGCGCGCGCGGCGACTGA
- a CDS encoding ABC transporter permease, translating to MQYTSPPSRLKRWFSGNNRDRMISIASPIVLLIVWQILAETGIIDERFFPAPSKVFGTFIGLVNDGSLWDNTWATLQRLFWGTLAGGIPALILGVAIGLSRPLRAVFDPLIAATYPVPKSAIFPLLLLICGLGEASKIVMVAIGVFFPVLINTATGVLEINKIYLDVGRNFRASRWQVFRTIALPGAVPHIMSGIKLGIGLGLMLIAIAEMIGSKSGLGYMIWNAWELLSVETMYVGLLVIAALGYGISVLLTELERKLIPWKSSR from the coding sequence ATGCAATACACGTCCCCGCCTTCACGGCTCAAGCGCTGGTTCTCGGGCAATAACCGCGACCGCATGATCAGCATCGCATCGCCGATCGTGTTGCTCATCGTGTGGCAGATTCTCGCGGAAACAGGCATTATCGATGAACGCTTTTTCCCCGCGCCGTCGAAGGTGTTTGGCACATTCATCGGCCTCGTCAACGACGGCTCGCTCTGGGACAACACCTGGGCCACGCTGCAACGTCTCTTCTGGGGCACGCTCGCGGGCGGCATTCCGGCGCTGATTCTCGGTGTCGCCATCGGTCTTTCACGTCCGTTGCGCGCCGTGTTCGATCCGTTGATCGCCGCGACCTATCCCGTGCCGAAGAGCGCGATCTTTCCGCTCCTGCTTCTGATCTGCGGTCTGGGCGAAGCGTCGAAGATCGTGATGGTCGCGATCGGCGTGTTCTTTCCGGTGCTCATCAATACCGCGACGGGCGTGCTCGAAATCAACAAGATTTATCTCGACGTGGGCCGCAACTTTCGCGCGAGCCGCTGGCAGGTCTTCCGCACGATTGCGCTGCCCGGCGCGGTGCCGCACATCATGAGCGGCATCAAGCTTGGCATCGGTCTGGGTCTCATGCTGATCGCCATCGCCGAGATGATCGGTTCGAAGAGCGGCCTCGGTTACATGATCTGGAACGCGTGGGAGCTGCTCTCCGTAGAGACGATGTATGTCGGCCTGCTCGTGATCGCCGCGTTGGGCTACGGCATATCGGTCTTGCTCACCGAACTCGAACGCAAGCTGATTCCGTGGAAGTCGTCGCGTTGA
- a CDS encoding ABC transporter ATP-binding protein — MSIPSILDDAPPAASEPPAKIRLRNLTKSFQSGGGVVTALDNMSLDIPTGCFFMIVGPSGCGKSTLLRILANLDEPTSGSVEISAPAEKRPSNSMVFQGDSLFPWMTVWDNAAYGLALRGVPKAQIREVVGHYLSRTGLTRFAKAYPHQLSGGMRQRVSIARAFANDPDILLMDEPFSALDEQNKVLLQEELLRIWEETRKTVLFITHSVDEAVTLGDRVMIMTAQPGTAKQIVDVPFERPRSVLELRSRPEYGEFVYSIWGQLRDEVQRARSRDLGEIHA, encoded by the coding sequence ATGTCGATTCCCTCCATTCTCGACGACGCACCGCCCGCCGCCAGCGAGCCGCCTGCGAAGATTCGCCTGCGCAATTTGACGAAGTCGTTTCAATCGGGCGGCGGTGTGGTTACCGCGCTCGACAACATGTCGCTCGATATTCCAACGGGCTGCTTCTTCATGATCGTGGGTCCGAGCGGCTGCGGCAAGTCCACGCTGCTGCGCATCCTCGCGAACCTCGACGAGCCGACGAGCGGTAGCGTCGAGATCAGCGCGCCCGCGGAAAAGCGCCCGAGCAATTCGATGGTATTTCAGGGCGATTCGCTCTTTCCCTGGATGACGGTGTGGGACAACGCGGCCTACGGTCTCGCTTTGCGCGGCGTGCCGAAGGCGCAGATCCGCGAAGTGGTCGGCCATTATTTGAGCCGCACCGGTCTCACGCGTTTTGCCAAGGCTTATCCGCATCAACTGTCGGGCGGCATGCGCCAACGTGTATCGATCGCGCGCGCATTCGCGAACGATCCCGACATCCTTCTGATGGACGAGCCCTTCTCCGCACTCGACGAGCAGAACAAGGTCCTGCTGCAGGAAGAGTTGCTGCGCATCTGGGAAGAGACGCGCAAGACGGTGCTCTTTATCACGCATAGCGTCGATGAAGCTGTGACGCTCGGCGACCGCGTGATGATCATGACCGCGCAGCCGGGCACGGCCAAACAGATCGTCGATGTGCCTTTCGAACGTCCGCGCTCCGTGCTCGAACTTCGCTCACGGCCCGAATACGGCGAGTTCGTCTATTCCATCTGGGGACAACTGCGCGACGAAGTTCAGCGCGCCCGTTCACGCGACCTTGGCGAGATTCACGCATGA